From the genome of Verrucomicrobiia bacterium:
GGCGATTTTGACACGACTGCGACCGGCCTGCTTGGCGTCGCTCGCAGGCGATTCGGGTGAGAACAATGGATGGCTATTCATTTGGCGTTGGCGCTCGAGAGCGTCCTTTCTCTGAGGTGTATTGGTATTGTTGTTTGATTTCCTTCGCCCGGCATCTTGACCTCAAAAGTCCGGGCAAAACTGTTTGCTAAATTGCGCTTTCCGCGGCCTCCGACTGACTGTCCGAGGTCAATCCACCATGCATGTTGGGGTTGGCCTCGGGCGCACCCCCATATATGGATTTGACCGCCTGACAAAAGACTTCGCCGCGATGCTGATAATCACGGAACTGGTCGAAGCTTGAACAGGCGGGCGATAACAGAACCACATCCCCTGCTGATGCGTGTCGCGCCGCTTCGGACACAGCTTCTAACAGTGAACCGAGGGGGGTGCAAGGAGTAAACAACCCCCACGCCGCGCGAAGATTTTCCGCCTCTTCGCCGATCAAAAATGCGCCCTTGACGCGGGCGCTCAACAGCGGTCCAGCGCCGTGGTAATCAAGGCCTTTGCCGCGTCCGCCCGCGATCAGCCATACGTTGGGCTGGCCGCCCGCGCCGGGCCGGACCGTGCGCAACGCCTGCAACGTGGCATCGAGATTGGTCGCCTTGGAATCGTTGATGAATTGCACGCCGTTCGCTTCGGCCACCGCTTCAAACCGGTGCGGCCCGGCCGCATACGACTTGACCGCGTCCACCATCGCTTCGAGCGGCACGCGCAGCGCATGACCGACCGCCAGTGCAGCCATGAGATTTTCCGCATTGTGCGGCCCGCACAGCCGGCATTGGGCCATGTCCAGCAACGGTCCCTCCCAGTGCGGCATCCGGCTGAGAATCAAACCTCGATCCAGGAAAATATCCGCCGTGGCATCGGTGGCGCTGAATGTGACCAGCTTGGAGGGCACCTCCAGTTTCAAGCTGCGCATCCGGACCATTGCTTCACTTTGAACAATCGCCCAGTCAAATGCCTGTTGATTCACAAACACCCGGGCCATCGTGCGGACGTATTCGTCCGCCGTCGCATAGCGGTTCAAATGATCCGAGCCCAGATTCAACAACACCGCCACGGCCGGACGAAAGAACTCCACCCGCTCAAGCTGCTGGACCTTGACCTGCAGGATTAGATGATCCAGTTCCTTGGTTTGTTCCACCGCTGAACACACCGGACGCGAACGCTGCCCGGCGGTCAACGTTCGCCGATGTGCGGCCGTCAAAAGGCACTCAATCAATTCCGCCGTGGTGCTCTTGCCATTGGTTCCCGTCACCGCCAGCGTGAGACACTTGGCCAGCCGGTAGCCGAGTTCCAGTTCGCCAATCACCGGAATCGCACGGTCCAGGACATCGCGATACAACGGCGAGTTCGGCAGCACCGCCGGCGCCACCACCGCCAGTTCAAACGCCCCCGCCGGCGCGGTTGTGGCTCCCAGATGCACAGCCACACCTTCCGTCCGCAGCGCAGCCGTGTTGGCCTGCAACGCGGCCGTGTCAGCCCCGTCCACGCCAACCACGCGCGCGCCGGCCTGTCGCAGCAGGCGACACGCCGCCCGCCCGCGGCCACCGAGGCCGACCACGAGGATGTTTTTGTCAGTCAAGTCCAGCATGCCTTGCCCATCAACGAATCTTCAACGTGCTCAACGCCACCACGGCAAAGAGAAAACAAAGGATGTAAAACCGCGCCACCACCTGGGATTCATACCAGCCCTTCATTTCAAAATGATGATGCAGGGGCGCCTTGAGGAAGATGCGCCGGCCCGTCCCGTAGCGCAGCCGGGTGTATTTGAACCACCCGGTCTGCAGCATCACCGACGTCGCTTCCATCACGAACACGCCACCTGCGATGACCAACACGAACGGCTGATGAATGAGCACCGCGATGATGCCCAGCGCGCCGCCCAACGGCAGCGAGCCGGTATCGCCCATGAACACCTGCGCGGGATGACAGTTGAACCACAGGAATCCCAGCCCGGCGCCAATCATCGCGCCGCAAATCACCGTCAATTCCCCCGCCCCGGCCACGTAGGGAATTTGCAAATAGCTGGCGGTTTTGAAATTGCCGGCCAGATACGTCAGGAACAGGAACACAAACGAAACGATCAGCGTGCAGCCAATGGCCAGCCCGTCAAGCCCGTCGGTGAGGTTGACCGCATTGGAACTTCCCACAATCGTGAACACCGTGAGGATGACGCCCAATGTCGCCACGCCGGTCAGCACCGGATGCTTCTCGAACGGCACCATGATCTCCGTCACGAGCTTCGTCGTGGACGGATTCGCCCAGAGATAAATCCCGATGAACGCCGCCAGCGCAAACTGCACGATCAGCTTCACGTGCGACGCCGCGCCGCCGCCGCTTTGCTTGGTGATCTTCGCGTAGTCGTCGTAAAATCCGAGCCCGCACAGCACCGCCACCGACAGCAACGTCAGCAGCACGAGCGGATTCAACTGCGCCCACAGCAACGCCGTGACGTCGAGCGCGCCGATGATGAGAATGCCGCCCATCGTGGGCGTGCCGCGCTTGCTCAGGATGCGCGCCTTGAGGTCGCCCCCGACCTCCGCCTTGTCCGCGTAATCCTGGCCGAACTTCAAACCCTTCAGCCACCGGATGACCGCCGGCCCGAGCACGAGGCTGAGCAGCAATGCCGTGATGGCCGCGCCCGCCGTGCGGAACGTGATGTAGCGAAACAGGCGCAGCCCCGACAGGCGTTCCGCCCAGGCCGTGTCATGCACCGCGTCCAGCAACCATTGTGTGAGCGAGTAAAGCATCAGTTCTTCAGGGCCGGTTCGAGCTGGCGCAACTGCTCGGTGATTCGTTCCAGCCGCGCCGCCCGCGAGGCCTTCAACAACAGCAGGTCCCCCGGCTTGAGAAAATTTTTCACGGCCCCCGCGGCCGATTCGACGTCCGCGAATTCCAGCACGCGATGCAGCCCGGCCGCGCGCGCGCCCTCCGCGGTCCAGCGCGCCTGTTTGCCGACGGCAATCAACTGGCCAATGCCCAGTTCAGCGGCACGCCGGCCAACTTCACGATGAGCGGCTTCGGTGTGCGCGCCCAACTCGGCCATGTCGCCCAGCACCGCCACGGTCCGGCCC
Proteins encoded in this window:
- the murD gene encoding UDP-N-acetylmuramoyl-L-alanine--D-glutamate ligase, translated to MLDLTDKNILVVGLGGRGRAACRLLRQAGARVVGVDGADTAALQANTAALRTEGVAVHLGATTAPAGAFELAVVAPAVLPNSPLYRDVLDRAIPVIGELELGYRLAKCLTLAVTGTNGKSTTAELIECLLTAAHRRTLTAGQRSRPVCSAVEQTKELDHLILQVKVQQLERVEFFRPAVAVLLNLGSDHLNRYATADEYVRTMARVFVNQQAFDWAIVQSEAMVRMRSLKLEVPSKLVTFSATDATADIFLDRGLILSRMPHWEGPLLDMAQCRLCGPHNAENLMAALAVGHALRVPLEAMVDAVKSYAAGPHRFEAVAEANGVQFINDSKATNLDATLQALRTVRPGAGGQPNVWLIAGGRGKGLDYHGAGPLLSARVKGAFLIGEEAENLRAAWGLFTPCTPLGSLLEAVSEAARHASAGDVVLLSPACSSFDQFRDYQHRGEVFCQAVKSIYGGAPEANPNMHGGLTSDSQSEAAESAI
- the mraY gene encoding phospho-N-acetylmuramoyl-pentapeptide-transferase; the protein is MLYSLTQWLLDAVHDTAWAERLSGLRLFRYITFRTAGAAITALLLSLVLGPAVIRWLKGLKFGQDYADKAEVGGDLKARILSKRGTPTMGGILIIGALDVTALLWAQLNPLVLLTLLSVAVLCGLGFYDDYAKITKQSGGGAASHVKLIVQFALAAFIGIYLWANPSTTKLVTEIMVPFEKHPVLTGVATLGVILTVFTIVGSSNAVNLTDGLDGLAIGCTLIVSFVFLFLTYLAGNFKTASYLQIPYVAGAGELTVICGAMIGAGLGFLWFNCHPAQVFMGDTGSLPLGGALGIIAVLIHQPFVLVIAGGVFVMEATSVMLQTGWFKYTRLRYGTGRRIFLKAPLHHHFEMKGWYESQVVARFYILCFLFAVVALSTLKIR